The following is a genomic window from Rhododendron vialii isolate Sample 1 chromosome 9a, ASM3025357v1.
CACCACTCACCTTTTCTGTGTCAGACTATTTTTAAGTGGGTGCATGTTTATGGCCTGTGTTTAAACTTCTTAACGCATGTCTGATACCGGCCTCGACTATTTGAAGTTGTCCAGGTTAACCCATTGTTTGGTTACCAATCTATATTATTTAACTCATGCTGATAGATAATTAAGGCAATAAGTAGTTTTATCTCGTGAGAACAATCAACTTGCAAACTATTTACAGTAATGAGATGAGCCTAGGAGAGTTGATGGGGGAATATCGCGCAGATCCGTAAAAGCTGCTCAAATTTCTCTAGATGTGTAAAGGTTGCTTGACGAAAGCGAATTTCCTTACCGTGTGAGAATTCCTGCAGGATGCAGATTTCATATATTCTAGAGATGATTTGCGAAGGTGCCTTTTGTCTAATGTAGTGTTTGGACTCAAGGGTCCCGTAAGAGGGCAATGGAACTTGGAATTTTACTAGATAAATCCAACACTATCCTGTTCTTAGACTGTCCAAGTTTCCCATTtctgatattattttttttcccgtggGGAAACGTTGGTTCTAGTAACATGTCATAACACTCTTAACGTTTCCACGCTCCTGGTGATTTTCAAACTAATGGCAATTGAGAGTTATAAATTTAGTTGACTTGGGTAAGTTCATACTCTCTCAGtcccaaaatatatatagtgtCTTTTGGGAATTCCAACTTAAGGAAATGTGAAATAACTGCATTCAAATCGAGATTGAAAGGTATCAATTCTTAACATCGCCTATTTATTCTCACTTTTGATCACATTCACCGCCATTAGTAAGGGACATTTATGgaaaagaagacaattttaattTGACTTTTCACAGAGGACTAACAATTTGGGACATCTCAATACGGGAAAACGGACCACTAATGATTTTGTGATGCTACTTGTGGCTGGTCGTTGGATTTTAATCTGGATTTCCATTTGTTTATGAGTTGTTTGTTTGTGCAATTCCCATGTATCTTGCTGCATAGTTTTAGCCAAGGTAACAGATCAATTTCCTTGTCTCTCTAGTGGCTGCAGCAACTTCTATGCCGCCAACAGGCTCTCCAATTGTAGGGGTGATTGATGGGAAATTTGAAAGCGGGTATCTAGTGACTGTTAAAATTGGATCAGAGATTCTGAAAGGAGTCCTTTATCAGACTCCGCAAAATCAATCATGCCAAGTTCCACAGCATCACAGCATTTCTTCCGACCATAATGGCAGCAACACCCCTACAACATCAGGCGTGGTCAGACGCAGACGGAGAAAGAAATCCGAAATAAAAAAGAGGGACCCAGCTCACCCCAAACCCAATAGAAGCGGATATAACTTTTTCTTTAAAGAGCAGCATGCCAGGTTGAAACCACTTCATCCGGGGAAGGATAGAGATATAAGTAGGATGATTGGTGAATTGTGGACCAAAATGCAAGAAACTgaaaaagaggtaaagaaaaggaaaaatattatgGTTTTGGTCATCTTTGACGATGGTTACAGCTAACCATGCTTttcatttcattgttttttttgtgttgaagGCTTACCAGGATAAAGCTATGAAGGACAAAGAGAGATACAAAATAGAGATGGCAGATTACAAAGAAAGATTGAGGACAGGTCAAATCATAAGCAGCGCAGTCCCAATTCAGCAGCGGCCTCCCCCCGTAGATATCCGCATGGCGGAAACAAGtgagaaaattgaaatggaaaGTGGGGAGTCTCCGCAAAGCCTGGAAAATGAGATTAGTACTAGCAAGAGTGATTCAGAAGATAATACTGAAGATAAGGACTCTGATGTGGAGGCATCTTTTGAAGTCGAAGGTTGTGCTGAAAATAAGCGAATCAAGTATTCTGTTGAAGATGAAGGGGGTTTTGACGTGGAGAAGAATGTTGACATGGTTGGAGATGGGAACTTGGAAACTTTGGGTGATGTTATTATGGAAGAAAGTGAGAAAGAGTTCGTACCTTCGGAAGAGAAAGGAACAGTGCTTTGCGAAGGGAAAAATTCATTACCTGGTGGAAATAGAGATTCAGTATCCAGAGAAGAAAACGTGGAGGCCGAGAAAGAATCGGTAGCTTTGGAAGACAAAGGAGCAACGCCTTGGGAAGGGAAAGAATGGTTCCCTTGTGAAAAGAGAGATTCAGTATCTAGTGAAGAAAATGTGGAGACTGCGACAGAAATGGAACCTTCAGGCAAGAAAGGAGCAATGCCTCATGAAGGGAAAGAGTTGTCACCTGGTGAGAAGAGAGATTCAGTACCTAGCGTAGAATATGCAGAGACCGAGATAGAATCAGTACCTTCGGAAGAGAAGGGAACAATGCCTCATGAAGGGATAGAGTCTTCACCTAGGGAGAAGAGAGATTCACTTTCTAGCGAAGAAAATGTGGAGACCGAGATAGAAACAGGTCCTTCGGAGGATAAAGGAGCAAGGCCTCGTGAAGGAAAAGAATCTTCACCTAGTGGGAAGAGAGATTCTAGCGAACAAAATGCAGAGACTGAGAAAAAGTTGGTACCATCGGAAGAGAAAGGAGCAATGCCCTGCGAAGCTAAAGACAGTGAAATGAGAGTCTTTATCCAGT
Proteins encoded in this region:
- the LOC131299415 gene encoding high mobility group B protein 15 isoform X1 gives rise to the protein MGCSCYILGTLMEFMAMPAMLYYITFFLGFAYLSSALGVTSPQEERTERSGGGGKRVLSEMASSSAANQSPRPNIEVAPNYIPYPAALAKYEDVVITPKLFMDTLEKLHATMGTKFMIPIIGGKDLDLHRLFVEVTARGGIEKIVREKRWKEVTAVFNFPATATNASFVLRKYYLSLIYHYEQIYFFKAKGWSPCADPFQGLCSPPVPSRSLAEPVRPLPEIQAAAVQPPRVNAAEVPPTVAAATSMPPTGSPIVGVIDGKFESGYLVTVKIGSEILKGVLYQTPQNQSCQVPQHHSISSDHNGSNTPTTSGVVRRRRRKKSEIKKRDPAHPKPNRSGYNFFFKEQHARLKPLHPGKDRDISRMIGELWTKMQETEKEAYQDKAMKDKERYKIEMADYKERLRTGQIISSAVPIQQRPPPVDIRMAETSEKIEMESGESPQSLENEISTSKSDSEDNTEDKDSDVEASFEVEGCAENKRIKYSVEDEGGFDVEKNVDMVGDGNLETLGDVIMEESEKEFVPSEEKGTVLCEGKNSLPGGNRDSVSREENVEAEKESVALEDKGATPWEGKEWFPCEKRDSVSSEENVETATEMEPSGKKGAMPHEGKELSPGEKRDSVPSVEYAETEIESVPSEEKGTMPHEGIESSPREKRDSLSSEENVETEIETGPSEDKGARPREGKESSPSGKRDSSEQNAETEKKLVPSEEKGAMPCEAKDSEMRVFIQ
- the LOC131299415 gene encoding high mobility group B protein 15 isoform X3, whose translation is MLERTERSGGGGKRVLSEMASSSAANQSPRPNIEVAPNYIPYPAALAKYEDVVITPKLFMDTLEKLHATMGTKFMIPIIGGKDLDLHRLFVEVTARGGIEKIVREKRWKEVTAVFNFPATATNASFVLRKYYLSLIYHYEQIYFFKAKGWSPCADPFQGLCSPPVPSRSLAEPVRPLPEIQAAAVQPPRVNAAEVPPTVAAATSMPPTGSPIVGVIDGKFESGYLVTVKIGSEILKGVLYQTPQNQSCQVPQHHSISSDHNGSNTPTTSGVVRRRRRKKSEIKKRDPAHPKPNRSGYNFFFKEQHARLKPLHPGKDRDISRMIGELWTKMQETEKEAYQDKAMKDKERYKIEMADYKERLRTGQIISSAVPIQQRPPPVDIRMAETSEKIEMESGESPQSLENEISTSKSDSEDNTEDKDSDVEASFEVEGCAENKRIKYSVEDEGGFDVEKNVDMVGDGNLETLGDVIMEESEKEFVPSEEKGTVLCEGKNSLPGGNRDSVSREENVEAEKESVALEDKGATPWEGKEWFPCEKRDSVSSEENVETATEMEPSGKKGAMPHEGKELSPGEKRDSVPSVEYAETEIESVPSEEKGTMPHEGIESSPREKRDSLSSEENVETEIETGPSEDKGARPREGKESSPSGKRDSSEQNAETEKKLVPSEEKGAMPCEAKDSEMRVFIQ
- the LOC131299415 gene encoding high mobility group B protein 15 isoform X4, producing the protein MASSSAANQSPRPNIEVAPNYIPYPAALAKYEDVVITPKLFMDTLEKLHATMGTKFMIPIIGGKDLDLHRLFVEVTARGGIEKIVREKRWKEVTAVFNFPATATNASFVLRKYYLSLIYHYEQIYFFKAKGWSPCADPFQGLCSPPVPSRSLAEPVRPLPEIQAAAVQPPRVNAAEVPPTVAAATSMPPTGSPIVGVIDGKFESGYLVTVKIGSEILKGVLYQTPQNQSCQVPQHHSISSDHNGSNTPTTSGVVRRRRRKKSEIKKRDPAHPKPNRSGYNFFFKEQHARLKPLHPGKDRDISRMIGELWTKMQETEKEAYQDKAMKDKERYKIEMADYKERLRTGQIISSAVPIQQRPPPVDIRMAETSEKIEMESGESPQSLENEISTSKSDSEDNTEDKDSDVEASFEVEGCAENKRIKYSVEDEGGFDVEKNVDMVGDGNLETLGDVIMEESEKEFVPSEEKGTVLCEGKNSLPGGNRDSVSREENVEAEKESVALEDKGATPWEGKEWFPCEKRDSVSSEENVETATEMEPSGKKGAMPHEGKELSPGEKRDSVPSVEYAETEIESVPSEEKGTMPHEGIESSPREKRDSLSSEENVETEIETGPSEDKGARPREGKESSPSGKRDSSEQNAETEKKLVPSEEKGAMPCEAKDSEMRVFIQ
- the LOC131299415 gene encoding high mobility group B protein 15 isoform X2, whose product is MGCSCYILGTLMEFMAMPAMLYYITFFLGFAYLSSALGVTSPQEERTERSGGGGKRVLSEMASSSAANQSPRPNIEVAPNYIPYPAALAKYEDVVITPKLFMDTLEKLHATMGTKFMIPIIGGKDLDLHRLFVEVTARGGIEKIVREKRWKEVTAVFNFPATATNASFVLRKYYLSLIYHYEQIYFFKAKGWSPCADPFQGLCSPPVPSRSLAEPVRPLPEIQAAAVQPPRVNAAEVPPTATSMPPTGSPIVGVIDGKFESGYLVTVKIGSEILKGVLYQTPQNQSCQVPQHHSISSDHNGSNTPTTSGVVRRRRRKKSEIKKRDPAHPKPNRSGYNFFFKEQHARLKPLHPGKDRDISRMIGELWTKMQETEKEAYQDKAMKDKERYKIEMADYKERLRTGQIISSAVPIQQRPPPVDIRMAETSEKIEMESGESPQSLENEISTSKSDSEDNTEDKDSDVEASFEVEGCAENKRIKYSVEDEGGFDVEKNVDMVGDGNLETLGDVIMEESEKEFVPSEEKGTVLCEGKNSLPGGNRDSVSREENVEAEKESVALEDKGATPWEGKEWFPCEKRDSVSSEENVETATEMEPSGKKGAMPHEGKELSPGEKRDSVPSVEYAETEIESVPSEEKGTMPHEGIESSPREKRDSLSSEENVETEIETGPSEDKGARPREGKESSPSGKRDSSEQNAETEKKLVPSEEKGAMPCEAKDSEMRVFIQ